From the genome of bacterium, one region includes:
- a CDS encoding TraR/DksA family transcriptional regulator: protein MANENNKKRTEATEKPTHPWPDGPKPTLYAPEWKEYFRHLIVERRKEILRELGYLRESSMEQTSDTYSGDSSTYSYHMADQGTDAQEREKAFLFASREGKMLTLLEQAVERIDNGTYGYCMDTGAPIEFRRLEAIPHAKLSIEAKRRLEEAKNNIE, encoded by the coding sequence ATGGCGAACGAGAACAACAAGAAGAGAACCGAAGCGACCGAGAAGCCAACGCATCCGTGGCCGGACGGTCCGAAGCCGACGCTTTACGCACCGGAGTGGAAGGAGTATTTCCGCCACCTGATCGTGGAGCGGCGCAAGGAAATCTTGCGCGAGCTGGGCTACCTGCGCGAGAGTTCCATGGAACAGACGTCAGACACGTATTCGGGGGACTCTTCGACCTACAGCTATCACATGGCGGATCAGGGGACGGATGCGCAGGAACGCGAGAAGGCCTTTCTGTTTGCCAGCCGTGAGGGCAAGATGCTGACGCTGTTGGAACAGGCGGTTGAGCGGATAGACAACGGCACGTATGGGTATTGTATGGACACGGGCGCGCCGATTGAATTTCGTCGGCTGGAAGCGATTCCGCATGCGAAGCTGAGCATTGAGGCCAAACGTCGGTTGGAAGAGGCCAAAAACAACATCGAATGA
- a CDS encoding isoleucine--tRNA ligase, protein MLKPVSEKLHLPAVDHEILKFWEERKIFERSISERAGGRDFVFFDGPPGTNGLPHIGHMMQSALKDLWPRYKTMQGFRVLRKAGWDTHGLPIELTADKELGFTSKLDVAKYGEAEYVDYCRKTVFRFKQEWEVAIRRIGRFLDLENAYATYEPYYIQSDWWTLKQAWNLELEGEAREKALRLGQSPRYLYKDYRVMAYSPRTGTTLSNFEVAQGYQDVTDLTLYVKFKVIGEANLYLTAWTTTPWTLLSNLAVACGPEIEYSIVERAETGKKLIIATARLEALKPMLGEYRVVGTKLGKELAGLRYEPLFDWLKQPGTRACSVVCDDYVTTEDGTGLVHLANYGEDDFRILRKMEIPVVLTVDANGLVGEHAKPFAGREFREEGLDVDILKYLQAKGLLLGKEKYTHTYPFDYRTKTPLMYFPRPAWFIRTTALKEMMLEANQHIGWKPDHVRDGRFGNWLENVQDWNVTRERYWGSPLPVWQTEDGSESVCVESLAELEKLASAQGWSLSSDPHKPAIDKIILRTADGRELRRENFVLDSWFNAGLMPWGQFGYPAAEGSDKLFMSQYPADFISEGQDQTRGWFYTLLACSCLVAKAKLQEAERDNDADAKKFWGNPGNWSSYKNVICTELVLDSKGLKMSKSLGNVVDPMVLFEKFGADPVRWIFFATNPWLAKRFGEEEIREAVRSVILPLWNSYSFFTTYAVIDGWTPSKAKVERTELDRWIVSEYNRLIEEVTTNLDQYDVGRAAQAILSFLDELTNWYIRRSRRRFWKSESDADKHAAYATLYDVLEGLVRLLAPFLPFLCEHIYQNLVRGLDASAAESVHLAQYPAADSAQRDRNLERQMARVQEAVSLARALREERKLKVRQPLARMTWVVPEAGAAAELEPYLGLVADEINVKQIEIHGSDDGLVSLSAKANFKLLGKKVGGRMKEFAAAIELLSPAQLAQMEQSGSVRVLDMELAAEDVLVRREELAGFAVQSDGHMTIALDTHMTPDLVAEGLAREVVHAVQSARKDAGFEITDRIAIELSTDAGELAAAVKQFEEYICRETLCTELLIAHGGGDQKAGDHAFGLTVAQRSETATEMTQV, encoded by the coding sequence ATGTTAAAACCCGTATCCGAAAAACTGCATTTGCCGGCTGTTGACCACGAGATTCTGAAGTTCTGGGAAGAGCGGAAGATTTTCGAGCGTTCCATTTCGGAGCGCGCGGGCGGGCGGGATTTTGTGTTTTTCGACGGTCCTCCGGGGACGAACGGGCTGCCGCATATCGGGCATATGATGCAGAGCGCGTTGAAGGATTTGTGGCCGCGCTATAAGACGATGCAGGGCTTCCGCGTGCTGCGCAAGGCGGGTTGGGATACGCACGGGCTGCCGATTGAGTTGACGGCGGACAAGGAACTGGGTTTCACCTCGAAACTCGACGTCGCTAAGTATGGTGAAGCCGAGTATGTGGATTATTGCCGCAAAACGGTGTTTCGGTTCAAGCAGGAATGGGAAGTGGCGATTCGGCGGATCGGGCGGTTTCTCGATTTGGAAAATGCCTATGCGACCTATGAACCGTACTATATTCAGTCGGATTGGTGGACGCTGAAGCAGGCCTGGAATTTGGAGCTTGAAGGCGAGGCGCGAGAAAAGGCGTTGCGCTTGGGGCAATCGCCGCGCTACCTCTATAAGGATTACCGCGTGATGGCCTACAGTCCGCGCACGGGAACGACGCTGTCGAATTTCGAGGTCGCGCAAGGCTATCAGGATGTTACCGACCTCACGCTCTATGTGAAGTTCAAGGTCATTGGCGAAGCGAATCTCTATTTGACAGCATGGACGACCACACCGTGGACGCTGCTTTCGAATCTGGCGGTCGCCTGCGGCCCCGAGATTGAGTATTCTATTGTCGAACGGGCCGAAACGGGCAAAAAGCTGATTATCGCGACGGCGCGGCTCGAAGCCTTGAAGCCGATGCTCGGCGAATACCGTGTCGTGGGCACGAAGCTCGGCAAGGAGCTCGCAGGACTGCGCTATGAGCCGCTCTTTGATTGGCTCAAGCAGCCAGGGACGCGCGCGTGCTCGGTCGTATGCGATGACTATGTCACGACGGAAGACGGCACGGGCTTGGTGCATCTGGCGAATTACGGTGAAGACGACTTCCGGATCTTGCGCAAGATGGAAATTCCGGTGGTCTTGACGGTGGATGCGAATGGTCTGGTGGGTGAGCATGCGAAGCCGTTTGCGGGGCGCGAGTTCCGTGAAGAGGGGCTCGATGTGGACATTCTCAAGTACCTGCAGGCCAAAGGGCTGCTGTTAGGCAAAGAGAAGTACACCCACACCTATCCGTTCGACTATCGGACGAAGACGCCGCTGATGTACTTCCCGCGCCCGGCCTGGTTCATTCGCACGACGGCGCTCAAAGAGATGATGCTTGAAGCCAATCAGCACATTGGCTGGAAACCTGATCACGTGCGCGACGGCCGGTTCGGCAATTGGCTCGAGAATGTGCAGGATTGGAATGTTACGCGCGAACGTTACTGGGGTTCTCCGCTGCCGGTTTGGCAGACGGAAGATGGCAGCGAGTCGGTTTGTGTTGAAAGCCTCGCGGAACTGGAGAAGTTAGCGTCAGCGCAAGGTTGGTCACTTTCCAGTGACCCTCATAAACCGGCAATAGACAAGATTATCTTGCGGACGGCGGACGGACGCGAGCTGCGGCGAGAGAATTTCGTGCTTGACAGTTGGTTTAACGCCGGGTTGATGCCGTGGGGGCAATTCGGCTATCCGGCGGCGGAGGGTTCGGACAAGCTGTTCATGTCGCAGTATCCGGCCGACTTCATTAGCGAAGGTCAGGATCAAACCCGCGGCTGGTTCTACACTCTATTGGCTTGCTCGTGTTTGGTTGCCAAAGCCAAACTGCAAGAGGCTGAGCGGGACAACGACGCAGACGCGAAGAAGTTCTGGGGCAATCCGGGGAATTGGTCGAGCTACAAGAATGTGATCTGCACGGAACTGGTGCTCGACTCGAAGGGTTTAAAGATGTCGAAGTCGCTTGGGAATGTCGTGGATCCGATGGTGCTGTTTGAGAAATTCGGCGCCGATCCGGTGCGCTGGATTTTCTTTGCGACGAATCCGTGGCTGGCCAAGCGCTTCGGCGAAGAAGAAATTCGCGAAGCAGTGCGTTCGGTGATTCTGCCGCTGTGGAACAGCTACAGCTTTTTCACGACGTATGCCGTGATTGACGGCTGGACGCCGTCGAAGGCGAAGGTCGAGCGGACGGAGCTTGACCGCTGGATCGTATCGGAGTACAACCGCCTGATTGAGGAGGTCACGACCAATCTTGATCAATATGATGTGGGTCGTGCGGCACAGGCGATTCTGAGTTTCCTCGACGAATTGACCAACTGGTACATTCGTCGCTCTCGCCGCAGATTCTGGAAATCGGAAAGCGACGCGGACAAGCATGCGGCCTATGCGACACTCTATGACGTGCTGGAGGGATTGGTAAGGTTGTTGGCCCCGTTCTTGCCGTTCCTATGCGAGCACATTTATCAGAACCTGGTACGCGGCTTAGACGCTAGTGCGGCGGAAAGCGTGCATTTGGCGCAATACCCGGCGGCGGATTCTGCCCAGCGGGATCGGAATCTCGAGCGGCAGATGGCGCGGGTGCAGGAGGCGGTGTCGCTGGCACGGGCGCTGCGCGAAGAGCGCAAGTTGAAAGTTCGGCAGCCGCTGGCGCGGATGACGTGGGTCGTTCCGGAAGCGGGTGCGGCGGCGGAACTTGAGCCGTATTTGGGTCTGGTGGCCGATGAGATCAATGTCAAGCAGATTGAGATTCACGGGAGCGACGACGGCTTGGTGAGCTTGTCCGCCAAGGCGAATTTCAAGCTATTGGGCAAGAAGGTCGGCGGGCGCATGAAGGAGTTTGCGGCGGCGATTGAATTGCTCAGCCCGGCGCAATTGGCGCAGATGGAACAAAGCGGCAGCGTGCGCGTGCTGGACATGGAGCTTGCGGCGGAGGACGTGCTGGTGCGGCGCGAGGAGCTTGCGGGATTCGCAGTGCAATCCGACGGCCACATGACGATCGCGCTGGATACGCATATGACGCCGGATTTGGTGGCGGAAGGATTGGCGCGCGAGGTGGTGCATGCAGTGCAGAGCGCGCGCAAGGACGCGGGATTTGAAATCACGGATCGAATCGCGATCGAGCTTTCCACTGATGCTGGGGAACTGGCGGCGGCGGTTAAGCAATTCGAGGAGTATATTTGCCGCGAGACGCTGTGCACGGAGTTGTTGATAGCGCACGGCGGGGGCGATCAGAAGGCGGGCGACCACGCATTTGGCTTGACGGTGGCGCAGCGCTCGGAAACGGCGACGGAAATGACACAGGTCTGA